From the Paludisphaera mucosa genome, one window contains:
- a CDS encoding CRTAC1 family protein — MRGTTRSGPGTRVAGLSRGLAGAAFAALLALAGCGGGGGGPDPEARPAGKVAAASGRPGPTSKPSTPRPTAKKPAQAVSSIPGDRVTLVTSSVVLSKQTESSPFRFAEVSKEWGVDFVHFSGMVDEKHFPTANGSGVAIFDYDGDGRLDLYFATQTLLPLGTAEKGSNRLFRNLGDGRFEDATERSGLGFRGFCHGVVVGDVDNDGDRDVFLCNYGPNRLYRNNGDGTFLDVSAKAGVDRPSWSSGGAMLDYDNDGDLDVYVANYGRWNYPEDHARVGDAEKKIWLYASPRSIVPVKHMLYRNNGDLTFTDVFDQAITVETEVVTGQKEEVDPKTGAKKKVDVVEKKREPHPRADGHGFGVVAADLNDDGLVDLYVANDMNPNFLFFNRGDGTFDDATELSGAAFDYNGVAQSGMGVDAEDVDGDGFPELFVTNFAQEYATLYQNFGNRGFFDNTAFFGLASDTMPFVKWGTGLVDFDADGWPDVFISNGHVDDNRRKLGQPIDYEEPAQLFRNMDGKRFRLSTRDVGPYFEQKHVGRGAAFGDIDDDGDVDIVVNEKDRPAAILRNDTPTKNHWIRLALQGTKSNRDAVGSLAIVETPKRTIYRQLKGGVSMESANDPRLTIGVGADPIDRLTIVWPSGIVTTLEKPDLDREHRLVEPADQAPTMLYGQPRVKREPAKDPAAK; from the coding sequence ATGAGAGGCACGACTCGATCCGGGCCGGGCACCCGCGTCGCCGGCTTATCCCGGGGGCTTGCGGGGGCGGCGTTCGCGGCCCTGCTGGCGCTCGCAGGCTGCGGCGGGGGGGGCGGCGGGCCCGACCCCGAGGCTCGACCGGCGGGCAAGGTCGCCGCGGCTTCCGGTCGCCCCGGCCCCACGTCCAAACCCTCGACTCCCCGCCCGACCGCCAAGAAGCCGGCGCAGGCGGTCTCCTCGATCCCCGGCGACCGCGTGACGCTCGTGACCAGCTCGGTCGTGCTGTCCAAGCAGACCGAGTCGAGCCCCTTCCGCTTCGCCGAGGTCTCCAAGGAGTGGGGCGTCGACTTCGTCCACTTCTCGGGCATGGTCGACGAGAAGCACTTCCCGACCGCCAACGGCTCGGGCGTGGCGATCTTCGACTACGACGGCGACGGCCGGCTGGACCTCTATTTCGCCACCCAGACCCTGCTCCCCCTGGGGACCGCCGAGAAGGGCTCGAACCGGCTCTTCCGGAACCTCGGCGACGGCCGATTCGAGGACGCCACCGAGCGTTCGGGCCTGGGCTTCCGCGGCTTCTGCCACGGCGTCGTGGTCGGCGACGTCGACAACGACGGCGACCGCGACGTCTTCCTCTGCAACTACGGCCCCAACAGGCTCTACCGCAACAACGGCGACGGCACGTTCCTGGACGTGAGCGCCAAGGCCGGCGTCGACAGGCCGTCGTGGTCCTCGGGCGGGGCCATGCTCGACTACGACAACGACGGCGACCTGGACGTCTACGTCGCCAACTACGGCCGCTGGAACTACCCCGAGGACCACGCCCGCGTCGGCGACGCCGAGAAGAAGATCTGGCTCTACGCCTCGCCCCGGTCGATCGTCCCCGTCAAGCACATGCTCTACCGCAACAACGGCGACCTGACCTTCACCGACGTCTTCGACCAGGCCATCACCGTCGAGACCGAGGTCGTCACCGGCCAGAAGGAGGAGGTCGACCCCAAGACCGGGGCCAAGAAGAAGGTGGACGTCGTCGAGAAGAAGCGGGAGCCGCACCCCCGGGCCGACGGCCACGGCTTCGGCGTCGTCGCCGCCGACCTGAACGACGACGGCCTGGTCGACCTCTACGTCGCCAACGACATGAACCCCAATTTCCTCTTCTTCAACCGCGGCGACGGCACCTTCGACGACGCCACCGAGCTGTCGGGCGCGGCCTTCGACTACAACGGCGTCGCGCAGTCGGGGATGGGGGTGGACGCCGAGGACGTCGACGGCGACGGCTTCCCCGAGCTGTTCGTGACGAACTTCGCCCAGGAGTACGCCACGCTCTATCAGAACTTCGGCAACCGAGGCTTCTTCGACAACACGGCCTTCTTCGGCCTGGCGTCCGACACGATGCCGTTCGTCAAATGGGGGACGGGCCTGGTCGACTTCGACGCCGACGGCTGGCCCGACGTCTTCATCAGCAACGGCCACGTCGACGACAACCGCCGGAAACTCGGCCAGCCGATCGACTACGAGGAGCCCGCCCAGCTCTTCCGCAACATGGACGGCAAGCGGTTCCGGCTCTCGACCCGCGACGTCGGCCCGTACTTCGAGCAGAAGCACGTCGGCCGGGGCGCGGCGTTCGGGGATATCGACGACGACGGCGACGTCGACATCGTGGTCAACGAGAAGGACCGCCCCGCCGCGATCCTCCGCAACGACACGCCGACGAAGAACCACTGGATCCGCCTGGCCCTCCAGGGGACGAAGAGCAACCGCGACGCGGTCGGCTCGCTGGCGATCGTCGAGACCCCGAAGCGGACGATCTACCGGCAGCTCAAGGGGGGCGTCAGCATGGAATCCGCCAACGATCCCCGGCTGACCATCGGCGTCGGGGCCGACCCCATCGACCGGCTCACGATCGTCTGGCCCTCGGGGATCGTCACGACCCTGGA